The Corylus avellana chromosome ca8, CavTom2PMs-1.0 genome has a segment encoding these proteins:
- the LOC132191044 gene encoding glycine-rich domain-containing protein 1-like: protein MEKEQELEWAEAQEIVISEELVGAAKHQLRFLAEVDRNRCLYDGSVLDRAILRYKCCWLPLLAQHSKFHVTEGPLVVPLDCEWIWHCHRLNPVRYKNDCQELYGRLLDNWNVASSIQGVCKKQTEEIWNRMYPSEPYEPNWRTKLTDNFGATILGDSESTKYDLDSAVRRQTSFFYQVSRPNMSDDHFLEGAVARYKGFLHLIKRINYFCVPTYDIDLIWHSHQLHPASYCKDLVAIMGKVLEHDDTDSDRTKGKKLDVGFSETTKKWEKAFGSRYWRAGALYRGDAPSPLTTNLHQLNTVSMKVAPSNEYQNMIRFHKKSLVEIMLEIVGVKDLPVGNKSNLIISFGKKQPDLILNTGKRMSISSESGERQVAVFQCEPTGELVFDLMTCLSSNLPIARQVKVLGSTSISLKSLLNPKLSVDNWFELMPTSGVAGSKPTRLRIALSLTAPIPAPYVVQMVQMCPVSKSSCFIPLPGRSHHANSWTCVLDEAGNEVISFLMRESTMKEARSNGLSKKEVIGIVKSGENQVLAEFGGKGWSLMNSNWSLQLQKELSEDGHVFELTGIKKVIIFPGRKLEYETNCCEKPSHEHNFMTAVEFSAENPYGKAVALLNLKSGFLKIKEEWLVMPGILSAMIIFDILRKEGYSGFITDNGEGEKEMDSAFTEDSKECEALVEAGTAFGRCNGGCGQDIVKSGGCGSGCGGGCGGSCGGGGGCGGSCGGGCGGGQDIVKSGGCGGGCGGGCGGSCGSGGGGCGGSCGGGGGYK from the exons ATGGAGAAGGAGCAAGAGTTGGAGTGGGCGGAAGCACAGGAGATTGTGATAAGCGAGGAGCTTGTGGGCGCGGCCAAACACCAGCTACGGTTTCTTGCAGAGGTTGACAGGAACCGGTGCCTCTATGATGGCTCTGTTTTAGACCGAGCCATTTTGAG GTACAAATGTTGCTGGCTGCCCTTACTAGCCCAACATAGCAAGTTTCATGTTACAGAAGGTCCTCTGGTTGTGCCTCTTGACTGTGAATGGATATGGCATTGTCATCGGCTCAATCCG GTGCGCTACAAGAATGATTGCCAGGAACTTTATGGGAGACTTCTTGACAACTGGAATGTTGCATCCTCTATTCAGGGAGTTTGCAAAAAGCAAACTGAAGAAATTTGGAACAGGATGTATCCAAGTGAACCATATGAACCCAATTGGAGGACCAAGTTGACAGATAATTTTGGTGCAACTATTTTGGGAGATTCAGAAAGCACCAAGTATGATTTAGATTCAGCTGTCAGAAGGCAAACTTCTTTCTTCTACCAG GTATCCAGGCCCAACATGAGTGATGATCACTTTCTTGAAGGAGCAGTGGCCAGATATAAAGGGTTTCTGCATTTGATCAAGAGAATCAATTACTTCTGTGTCCCAACTTACGACATTGATCTCATCTGGCACTCACACCAACTGCATCCTGCCTCTTACTGTAAAGATCTGGTGGCAATAATGGGCAAGGTATTAGAGCATGATGACACAGATTCTGACAGAACCAAGGGCAAAAAGCTGGATGTTGGGTTTTCTGAAACCACCAAGAAGTGGGAAAAGGCATTTGGTTCAAGGTACTGGAGGGCTGGAGCATTGTATAGAGGGGATGCACCATCTCCTCTCACTACCAATCTGCACCAACTGAATACTGTGAGCATGAAAGTAGCTCCATCCAATGAGTATCAGAATATGATCCGATTTCACAAGAAATCTCTAGTGGAG attATGCTGGAGATTGTGGGGGTAAAAGACTTACCAGTGGGGAACAAGAGCAACCTCATAATCTCTTTTGGTAAGAAACAGCCAGATCTAATCCTCAACACCGGGAAACGAATGAGCATATCCTCTGAGTCAGGGGAGAGACAGGTTGCTGTCTTCCAATGTGAACCTACTGGAGAGCTTGTCTTTGACCTTATGACATGTTTATCTTCCAACCTGCCAATTGCAAGGCAAGTCAAAGTATTGGGGAGTACTTCAATCTCTCTCAAGAGCCTTCTGAATCCTAAACTGTCTGTAGACAACTGGTTTGAGCTGATGCCAACTTCTGGAGTCGCGGGTTCCAAGCCAACCCGTTTACGCATTGCTCTCTCCTTGACTGCTCCCATTCCAGCCCCCTATGTGGTGCAAATGGTCCAGATGTGTCCAGTCTCAAAAAGTTCATGTTTCATTCCACTCCCTGGAAGGTCTCACCATGCTAATAGCTGGACATGTGTTCTGGATGAGGCTGGCAATGAGGTCATCAGCTTCCTCATGAg GGAATCAACAATGAAAGAAGCAAGAAGCAATGGTCTTTCCAAGAAAGAAGTGATTGGCATAGTTAAATCTGGTGAAAATCAAGTGCTTGCAGAGTTTGGTGGAAAAGGGTGGTCCTTAATGAACTCTAACTGGTCACTTCAGCTTCAGAAGGAACTCAGTGAAGATGGCCATGTTTTTGAGCTCACAGGCATCAAGAAG GTGATCATTTTTCCTGGTAGAAAGCTGGAGTACGAAACCAACTGCTGTGAGAAGCCAAGTCATGAACACAACTTCATGACTGCTGTTGAATTCTCTGCAGAAAATCCTTATGGAAAAGCCGTGGCTTTGCTCAACTTAAAATCTGGTTTCCTaaag ATCAAGGAAGAATGGCTAGTAATGCCCGGAATCCTATCAGCTATGATCATCTTTGATATTTTGAGGAAGGAGGGCTATAGTGGTTTCATCACTGACAACGGAGAGGGTGAAAAGGAAATGGATAGTGCTTTTACGGAAGATAGCAAAGAGTGTGAAGCTCTGGTGGAAGCAGGCACAGCATTTGGCAGGTGTAATGGTGGATGTGGCCAAGATATTGTGAAGAGTGGTGGTTGTGGTAGTGGCTGTGGGGGCGGTTGTGGAGGAAGTTGTGGAGGTGGTGGCGGCTGTGGGGGCAGTTGTGGAGGAGGTTGTGGAGGTGGCCAAGATATTGTGAAGAGTGGTGGTTGTGGTGGTGGCTGTGGGGGCGGTTGTGGAGGAAGTTGTGGAAGTGGCGGCGGCGGTTGTGGAGGAAGTTGCGGAGGTGGTGGGGGCTATAAATGA
- the LOC132189375 gene encoding uncharacterized protein LOC132189375: protein MENYAYSSYPDSGDSSPLSREIECENPSWDEPPQQASSLNYKVKFMCSYGGKIQPRPHDNQLAYVGGETKILSVDRTVKFSAIKTKLSSLIPDVDAVCFKYQLPGEDLDALISVTNDEDLEHMMSEYDRLYRASAKPARLRLFLFPLLNSPDTAPAPASFGSSQQQQQQKSERQWFVDALNSVQIDGSSPPANPDFLFGLDKGFPTTKLPDSAPPPTVSDAATKDVSFGSDCGSEDRHLVGEPVISPTEIQRQIHELQRLHLAANQEHTVFHRKSDEGNHRAYAAGDYYLQKVPEKITPAPVPATQIPVPVPVNMPANYFPERHMTTGGGYHVTGTDHHQPVYLIPTPTGVYQAVRPMAGPAGPVGQAYYGVQRMVPDGYREQPVYNAVPQQQQPKVVGGAYSTEGNIQVVQQATEPGYTQVYYTTQGGVMSGYQTVAVDARQGGGGLNQEGKALAKASPV, encoded by the coding sequence ATGGAAAACTACGCCTACTCGTCCTATCCGGATTCCGGAGACTCCTCCCCTCTCTCTCGAGAAATCGAGTGCGAAAACCCGTCGTGGGACGAGCCGCCGCAACAGGCTTCTTCTTTAAACTACAAAGTGAAATTCATGTGCAGTTACGGCGGGAAAATCCAGCCCCGGCCGCACGATAACCAGCTCGCTTACGTTGGCGGCGAGACCAAGATTCTATCCGTCGATCGCACCGTCAAATTCTCCGCCATCAAGACCAAGCTCTCGTCTCTAATACCTGATGTCGATGCTGTTTGCTTCAAGTACCAGCTTCCCGGTGAAGATCTCGATGCTTTGATCTCCGTCACCAACGATGAGGATCTCGAGCACATGATGTCGGAGTACGACCGCTTGTACCGCGCCTCTGCTAAGCCCGCCAGGCTCAGGTTGTTTCTCTTTCCTTTGTTAAACTCTCCTGATACTGCTCCGGCGCCGGCGAGCTTCGGCTCTtcgcagcagcagcagcagcagaaaTCGGAGCGCCAGTGGTTCGTCGACGCTTTGAATTCCGTGCAGATCGACGGTTCCTCGCCGCCGGCTAATCCGGATTTTCTCTTTGGATTGGACAAGGGGTTCCCCACGACCAAGTTGCCGGACTCGGCTCCCCCGCCAACAGTTTCGGACGCTGCGACGAAGGACGTATCGTTCGGCTCCGATTGCGGATCGGAGGATCGGCACCTGGTCGGTGAACCGGTTATCTCTCCGACGGAGATCCAGAGGCAGATCCATGAACTGCAGAGACTGCATCTTGCTGCTAACCAGGAGCACACCGTGTTCCATAGAAAAAGCGACGAGGGAAACCATAGGGCCTACGCTGCCGGAGACTACTACTTACAGAAAGTTCCAGAGAAAATCACGCCGGCGCCGGTCCCCGCGACACAGATACCGGTGCCGGTACCAGTGAATATGCCGGCGAATTACTTTCCGGAGAGGCACATGACCACCGGAGGAGGCTATCACGTTACCGGAACAGACCATCACCAGCCGGTGTATCTGATTCCCACACCAACTGGAGTCTATCAAGCCGTACGACCGATGGCCGGGCCAGCCGGGCCAGTCGGTCAGGCATACTACGGGGTTCAGAGGATGGTACCGGATGGGTACCGGGAACAGCCGGTATACAATGCGGTGCCTCAGCAGCAACAGCCAAAGGTGGTTGGGGGAGCTTATAGTACCGAGGGGAATATTCAGGTGGTGCAGCAGGCAACCGAGCCCGGGTACACCCAGGTCTATTACACGACGCAGGGAGGGGTTATGTCGGGCTATCAGACGGTGGCGGTTGATGCTAGACAAGGTGGCGGCGGTTTGAATCAGGAGGGTAAGGCTCTTGCCAAGGCCTCTCCTGTGTGA